The genome window ttctagaatgcagcccaggagctgcagagggggaatctgttaggtttcagtcgaaatttctgctgacaggttccctttaatttcttttCCCCGATGAGTTTTCATTTGACTTTTTACAACATCAAACAAGCTCCTGACATAGATGTTTGCTCCTCCTTTTAAATCCCGGTTCAATCGACCAGCCCTCTTAACAGGTGGATGTTCGCTATGGGGATCTGAAGAAGCTTCACCTGAGATGGCGACATCATTTCTACGTGGTGAACGATCATACTCCGGttttctttttattcctttttGTCCCTCCTCTCTTCTTGGCTCTTCAACAAATGAAGGTCTGGGTGTTCCTGTAGAAGTCTGCCCAAATGCAGGTAGTGTTTGAGTATTGGTTGTATGTCCAAAGAGGGAAGAGGACTGTCCGGTAGTTGCCAGCCCAAAAGCAGGATCAGTTTGTCCCAAAGACAGTTGTGCAAAAGTAGTAGAAGCCTGATTATTTGCAGTCTGTCCAAAGGTAAAGCCAGACTGTCCTGTTGTAACCTGTCCAAAggctggagcagatggagcagaagAAACCTGGCCAAATGTTGTCTGTCCAAACACTGGTGGTGACTGACTAGGGGTGCTCTGCCCAAATATTGGTGTAAACTGTGCAGACGTGCCCTGCCCAAATGCAGGTGCTGACTGATTAGTGGACTGTCCAAATGTAGGGGCAGGCTGTACAGTTGCATTTTGGCCAAATAATGTTGTCTGCCCAAACATAGCTGCATTCTGATTTTGTGTATTGGGGTTTGTGGTTTGTTGTCCACCGAACACATTGCTATTGTTCATGGTTTGTGAGTAAAGAAAACTTGCGACTTGTACACCTAAGAAACATATAGAAATGTAAGATTAAAATCTCAAGAAAGGTTGATCCTATCTAGACAGTATTGTACTGTGACAGTTCTCAATTCAGCAACATTAAAGGGAACTTATTTCTTACAAAAATACAATTTACACCAGTGCATAGAGTGGTAATCAGCAGGTAAATAGCATTGAAATCCTATCTGCCAGGTTTAGTGGGAGTGATGAACTTCAAATGCTTTTTAGCTAAAAATTCATGCATTTAAAAATCAtaaattcccatcttcaagatcctatcccaatatgtagatgtAATAAAAATAACAACATTAGcagataccttcaattagaaatgtaatatagttcgcctactatagctatgtctcttacctcatgtgtgggGGTGTGGGCGTCACGTTAAACTTAGGAAACAGTACTCCACTAACTACCTGGTAAATATTTCACAACCATGTGTATCTCTGTGTCGATTCTGACACTTTGACTGTTTTGTCGTTATATAGAACTGGTTCCCTCTATGAATTTCACTTGTAATCTGACGTCTGGGTAAACTACTCTGGTTATAATGGCTGCTTTGGTGGCAACAGGCGCTGGACTTTTTGTGGCTTGACCTCTGGCCACACTTCCTCTAGTGCTTGATGTTCTTACATACAATTACATTTAAACAACCTTCCTTAACCCTTGCACTTTACCCATATCTTTGTATGTTTAAACATACATTTATCTTCGTGACGCCCTTTTCTTCCAGCtaatggttgtgttttttaaaaagtatatgcataaaatgtttgtttttaaatgaatattaataaagactGTGTTTTTATGACACTTTGTTCGGTTTCCTTTTTTGGTGattatatattatactagaaggtggcccgattctacgcatcgggtattctagaatttacgtattgtgtagttcatgtatgatttttgttatatatatatatatatatatatatatatatatatatatagatgttgttgtgtgtagttaccaagtgtttgtgtaggggctgtacatgttctgggtgttgtctgggtgtgatggggggtgagagcggtgttgtttgtgtgttgcgttgtttgtggagcgctgtgtgtctgtagcgttgtgtgtgtgttgcgcggtttgtgtgtgtgtggtgtgttttggggggaggtatgttttgtgcaatgtgtgtgttgtgcggtatgtgcgtatatttgtgtgtgccgcggtgtttgtgtgttgggtgttgtgtgtgtgcagcgttgtctgtgtgtgtgggtgtctgtgtagggcagttgtttgtggtttacagtgtgtgtgtgtggtgtgtggtgtgtggtgtgttgtgcagtgcgcgcgtgtgtgtgtgtgtgtgttggggggaggtgcgcactcccaaacgtgctccatcccccatgcagcgcactcctcatcgtgctctatccaccatgcagcgcactccccatcgtgctccatcccctatgctgcgcaccccctatcgtgctccatctcccatgctgcgcactcccaaacgtgctccatcccccatgcagcgcactccccatcgtgctccatcccctatgctgcgcaccctccatcgtgctccatctcccatgctgcgcactcccaaacgtgctccacccgccatgctgcgcactcccaaacgtgctccatcccccatgctgcgaactccctatcgtgctccatccccgatgctgcgcacccccccatcgtgctccatcccccatgctgcaccagcatcagcctctctgcccccagcatcagcctctctcctcccagcatcagcctctctcctcccagcatcagcctctctcctcccagcatcagcctctctcctcccagcatcagcctctctcctcccagcatcagcctctctcctcccagcatcagcctctctcatcctagcatcagcctctctcctcccagcatcagcctctctcctcccagcatcagcctctctcctcccagcatcagcctctctcctcccagccttccccagcatcagcctctctcctcccagcctccctcctcccaccctcccccagcatcagcctccctctcccagcctcccccagcatcagcctcccccagcatcagcctctcttctctcagcctacctctcccagcctccctcctcccagcctccctcagcatcagcctccctctcccagccttccccaggatcagcctctctccttccagcctcccccagcatcagcctctctccttccagcctcccccagcatcagcctccctctcccagtcttccccaggatcagcctctctcctcccagcctccgtcctcccagccttccccagcatcagctttcccctcccagcctccctcagcatcagccttccccagcatcagcctctctccttccagcctcccccagcatcagcctctctccttccagcctccctcagcatcagcctccccttcccagccttccccaggatcagcctctctccttccagcctccctcagcatcagccttcccctgccagtctcccccagcatcaggctccccaagcatcagcctccaccagcatcagcctctctccttccagcctcccccagcatcagcctcccccagcatcagcctctctcctcccagcctccctcgtcccagcctcccccagcatcagcctccctctcccagcctccctcagcatcagcctctctcctcccagcatcagcctctctcctcccagcatcagcctctcctctctgtccccagcatcagcctctctcctcccagcctctctcatcccagcctcccccagcatcagcctc of Anomaloglossus baeobatrachus isolate aAnoBae1 unplaced genomic scaffold, aAnoBae1.hap1 Scaffold_133, whole genome shotgun sequence contains these proteins:
- the LOC142260568 gene encoding uncharacterized protein LOC142260568; this translates as MNNSNVFGGQQTTNPNTQNQNAAMFGQTTLFGQNATVQPAPTFGQSTNQSAPAFGQGTSAQFTPIFGQSTPSQSPPVFGQTTFGQVSSAPSAPAFGQVTTGQSGFTFGQTANNQASTTFAQLSLGQTDPAFGLATTGQSSSLFGHTTNTQTLPAFGQTSTGTPRPSFVEEPRREEGQKGIKRKPEYDRSPRRNDVAISAIPSSSVASKGERSAGAQHTVPVSPSEMTTFFIRNLPNKFNKKNIMEDFFKKYGKILNINCKIKEKMASIQFNNHNSAAVAKKSVKELYKDAVGFWQQKKTSPAKKKGAQTGEREVRQSEQKGIPAVSPVCKPLLQGLKG